Proteins co-encoded in one Anopheles moucheti chromosome X, idAnoMoucSN_F20_07, whole genome shotgun sequence genomic window:
- the LOC128306927 gene encoding achaete-scute complex protein T3-like, which translates to MAAAVRSMALSQNLHNIMPGNCGLQLQQKPLGTSQLTNSSGALLGKQRPLAPAPSAVMGHRTAAKVVPAGGPAAGPVVTSAKKYAYCGIPYATPQQSASVQRRNARERNRVKQVNNGFANLRQHIPSTVVTALTNGTRGANKKLSKVDTLRLAVEYIRSLQRMLDENGGELGSVAPTKQQIAAAVSSNQLSNSSICSASSGGSTYYGTMSEPSNASSPAPSHLSDHSSHGGAPGGCYAPMSGGFKHEPYDIYVDPSSSPTPSFGSDHGIGGVTSSVHMHTGHSTVLGTPTDNNNYILAQHQQQQQQHQQQQQQQHHQQQQQQQQQQQYHSHTHHAAVQFKTELYEDSPYDEELSPQNPDDEELLDAISWWQQQ; encoded by the coding sequence ATGGCAGCGGCAGTGCGTAGTATGGCACTCAGCCAGAACCTGCACAACATTATGCCGGGCAATTGTGGTCTTCAGCTGCAGCAAAAACCGCTCGGCACCTCGCAGCTGACCAACAGCTCCGGTGCCCTGCTCGGCAAACAGCGCCCATTGGCACCGGCCCCTTCGGCGGTGATGGGCCACCGGACGGCGGCCAAGGTTGTGCCCGCCGGCGGACCGGCCGCTGGACCGGTGGTGACCAGTGCGAAGAAGTACGCTTACTGTGGTATACCGTACGCAACACCTCAACAATCAGCCTCGGTGCAGCGGCGAAATGCCCGCGAACGGAACCGCGTCAAGCAGGTGAACAATGGTTTTGCCAACCTGCGCCAACACATCCCATCAACCGTGGTAACCGCACTGACCAACGGTACGCGCGGTGCGAACAAGAAGCTGAGCAAGGTCGACACGCTCCGGCTGGCGGTGGAGTACATCCGGAGCCTGCAGCGCATGCTGGACGAGAACGGTGGTGAGCTGGGTTCGGTCGCACCGACCAAGCAACAGATTGCCGCCGCCGTCAGCTCCAATCAACTGTCGAACAGTTCGATCTGTTCCGCATCGTCCGGCGGTTCCACCTACTACGGTACGATGTCCGAACCGTCGAACGCGTCATCGCCGGCACCGTCCCATCTGTCGGACCATTCGTCGCACGGTGGCGCACCGGGTGGATGTTACGCACCGATGTCCGGTGGCTTCAAGCACGAACCGTACGACATCTACGTCGATCCGTCCAGCTCGCCAACACCTTCGTTCGGTTCGGATCACGGTATCGGCGGTGTAACGTCCTCCGTACATATGCATACGGGCCACTCGACGGTGCTTGGTACGCCGAccgacaacaacaactacaTCCTCGCtcagcaccaacagcaacaacagcagcaccaacaacagcagcaacagcagcaccaccaacaacaacaacagcagcaacagcagcagcagtaccacaGCCATACACACCACGCAGCGGTACAGTTCAAAACCGAGCTGTACGAGGATTCCCCGTACGATGAGGAGCTCAGCCCGCAGAACCCGGACGACGAGGAGCTGCTCGATGCCATCTCCtggtggcagcagcagtaa
- the LOC128306752 gene encoding cytochrome P450 4g15-like: MGVETIPERMVGDETIPGSWVLSVTVGSVLLLAAATLFHLWMQTRRYVKLGNLIPGPVAYPLIGNANMLLGKTHNQIMEKAMELSYIYGTVARGWLGYHLVVFLTEPADVEIILNSYVHLEKSSEYRFFKPWLGDGLLISSGDKWKSHRKLIAPAFHQNVLKTFIDVFNDNSLAVVKRMSREVGHVFDCHDYMSEVTVDILLETAMGSTRTGENKEGFEYAMAVMKMCDILHKRQLKIHLRLDPLFNLTGVKKEQERLLQIIHGLTRKVVREKKQLFQRQIAEGKAPSPSLTEIIGKEEKPGESNLASSPAFISQGSMLRDDLDDNDENDIGEKRRLAFLDLMIETANNGANISDEEIKEEVDTIMFEGHDTTAAGSSFVLCLLGIHQHIQDRVYAELRQIFGDSKRKATFGDTLEMKYLERVIFETLRMFPPVPMIARKINEDVQLASKNYTIPAGTTVVIGTYKIHRREDLYPHPETFNPDNFLPERTQNRHYYSYIPFSAGPRSCVGRKYAMLKLKVLLSTILRHYRVVSNLTEKDFKLQADIILKRTDGFQIQLEPRA, encoded by the exons ATGGGTGTGGAGACGATTCCGGAGCGAATGGTGGGCGATGAGACGATCCCGGGCAGCTGGGTCCTGTCGGTGACGGTCGGTTCGGTACTGCTGCTAGCCGCGGCAACACTCTTCCACCTGTGGATGCAGACCCGGCGGTACGTGAAGCTGGGCAACCTGATCCCGGGCCCGGTCGCTTACCCGCTGATCGGCAACGCAAACATGCTGCTCGGCAAAACCCACAATCAAATCATGGAGAAGGCGATGGAGCTGAGCTACATCTACGGTACGGTCGCACGCGGCTGGCTCGGCTATCATCTGGTGGTGTTTCTCACCGAACCGGCCGACGTCGAGATCATCCTGAACAGCTACGTGCACCTGGAGAAGTCGAGCGAGTACCGCTTCTTCAAGCCCTGGCTGGGCGATGGGCTGCTGATCAGTTCGGGCGACAAGTGGAAGTCGCACCGGAAGCTGATCGCGCCCGCCTTCCACCAGAACGTGCTGAAAACGTTCATCGACGTGTTCAACGACAACAGTCTGGCGGTGGTGAAGCGTATGTCGCGGGAGGTCGGCCACGTCTTCGACTGCCACGACTACATGAGTGAGGTGACGGTGGACATACTGCTCGAGACGGCGATGGGCTCCACGCGGACGGGCGAAAACAAGGAAGGGTTCGAATACGCAATGGCCGTCATGAA AATGTGCGACATCTTGCACAAGCGTCAGCTGAAGATTCATCTGCGGCTGGATCCACTGTTCAATCTGACGGGCGTCAAGAAGGAGCAGGAGCGCCTGCTCCAGATCATTCACGGGCTGACGCGCAAAGTGGTGCGCGAGAAGAAGCAACTGTTCCAGCGGCAGATCGCCGAAGGTAAGGCACCGTCACCGTCGCTGACGGAAATTATCGGCAAGGAGGAAAAACCGGGCGAGAGCAATCTCGCCAGTTCGCCCGCCTTCATCTCGCAGGGTTCGATGCTGCGCGACGATCTGGACGATAACGACGAGAACGATATCGGCGAgaagcggcggctcgccttcCTCGACTTGATGATCGAAACGGCCAACAACGGGGCAAACATTAGCGACGAGGAGATCAAGGAGGAGGTGGACACGATCATGTTCGAGGGCCACGATACGACGGCGGCCGGGTCGAGCTTTGTGCTTTGTCTGCTTGGCATCCACCAGCACATACAGGACCGGGTGTACGCCGAGCTGCGGCAGATCTTCGGCGACTCCAAGCGGAAGGCGACGTTTGGCGATACGCTCGAGATGAAGTATCTCGAGCGGGTGATCTTCGAAACGTTGCGCATGTTCCCGCCGGTGCCGATGATTGCGCGCAAGATCAACGAGGATGTGCAGCTGGCGTCGAAAAACTACACCATCCCGGCGGGTACGACGGTGGTCATCGGCACGTACAAGATCCACCGGCGGGAGGACCTTTACCCGCACCCGGAAACGTTCAATCCGGACAACTTCCTGCCGGAACGCACTCAGAACCGGCACTACTACAGCTACATCCCGTTCAGTGCCGGGCCGAGAAGTTGCGTGG GtagaaagtatgcaatgctcAAGCTGAAGGTATTGCTATCGACGATACTGCGGCACTATCGCGTCGTTTCCAACCTGACGGAGAAGGACTTTAAGCTGCAGGCGGACATCATCCTCAAGCGCACGGACGGCTTCCAGATTCAGCTCGAGCCGAGAGCATGA